A part of Aegilops tauschii subsp. strangulata cultivar AL8/78 chromosome 2, Aet v6.0, whole genome shotgun sequence genomic DNA contains:
- the LOC141041247 gene encoding uncharacterized protein codes for MDDYSSAAFHWTERLEWKTWCKAFFSEFPKCDILLNNNSEVFNSYILEGREMPVLSMLEYIFYKMMNRIVSKQREAIEKWKGQRICPKIKKKLDKNTEFAANCHVTEAGQQIFRVQSGNNSYTVDLCLHTCDCRRWQLSGVPCGHCIACCREERIDPETLVHDCYTVQTYLKAYGYTLVPLADPKEWEKQNGYKVYPPVFTKQLGRPKKNRKKTPEEKIKNGVRVLNKKGVTMHCSICGRADHNRKGHYRWQEALIEEGVEVVDENYDDPTFLQNFTEFVVLI; via the exons ATGGATGACTACAGCTCAGCTGCTTTCCACTGGACTGAAAGACTAGAGTGGAAAACTTGGTGCAAAGCATTCTTCAGTGAATTCCCCAAATGTGACATCCTTCTCAACAATAACTCTGAGGTTTTTAATAG CTACATCCTTGAAGGGAGAGAGATGCCAGTGCTCAGCATGCTTGAGTACATTTTCTATAAGATGATGAACAGGATTGTTAGCAAACAAAGAGAAGCTATTGAAAAGTGGAAAGGCCAGAGAATATGtcccaagatcaagaagaagttAGATAAGAACACAGAGTTTGCTGCTAACTgccatgtaacagaagctggccAGCAAATCTTCAGAGTTCAGTCTGGTAACAATAGCTACACTGTGGACCTCTGCTTGCACACTTGTGATTGCAGGAGGTGGCAGTTATCAGGAGTACCATGTGGCCATTGCATAGCATGTTGCAGGGAGGAGAGAATTGACCCAGAGACACTGGTTCATGACTGCTATACTGTTCAGACCTATCTCAAAGCTTATGGATACACTCTTGTCCCTCTTGCAGACCCTAAGGAGTGGGAGAAACAGAATGGCTATAAGGTGTATCCACCAGTGTTCACCAAACAGTTGGGTAGACCCAAGAAAAACAGGAAGAAGACACCAGAGGAGAAGATCAAGAATGGTGTTAGGGTTTTGAACAAAAAAGGTGTTACAATGCACTGCTCTATTTGTGGGAGAGCTGATCACAACAGAAAGGGGCATTACAGATGGCAGGAGGCTCTCATTGAAGAAGGGGTAGAGGTTGTTGATGAGAACTATGATGACCCAACATTTCTTCAG AATTTTACTGAATTTGTTGTACTTATTTGA